Genomic window (Drosophila sulfurigaster albostrigata strain 15112-1811.04 chromosome 2R, ASM2355843v2, whole genome shotgun sequence):
ATACTTAATTTATggctttcacttttttttcttttttttttttgtataccaaattactttttatttaagtacGCAATTCTTGTTTgtcattttttgtgtttttctttgttttcattgaaatttttttttctcattcaattcttcaattaattataattctaTTTATACGCAGCATGCTTAACACATTTATATAAAGCATAAATTTACACGAATTTATGCATATGTTTGCGAGTCTGATTGTGAATGTGGGGacgtgtttttgtgtgtgtgtgtgtgtgtgtgtgtgtgacttttGTGTGTGATATAAGCAACTAGGATaccaaatgtatttaatattttatttatattctttgttctttagtttttttttttttgtatttaactttttgttttgtcatatttttttcACATTTGCGGCTTATTCAAAAGGGGCCGCTTACAACTGTTTATGCACTAATTAATCataaacaattgcaacaatatgtgttttgtgtgtggtgtgtgctGTGGTTATTCTAtgtttttttggcatttgtttttttgttgtttttttgctttttttttgcatttgggTGCAGCACTCAACATTCTCGTCGAAACTTCGCATCGAACTTCTCGtcaatttgcaaatgtttttgtttttttatcgGCGCttcgcatttatttacagctgacttttgggttttgtttctgtttcagaACTTCTGCTGTACTTAAAAATTTCGATTGATttctttgtatatttataggtatttgtttttgcttgtttaCTGTGCCTGCAAAAGTAAAGGATAAaccttaaaaaataatatgggTGTTAgtaaaaattggaaaaaaaatagtagtcagaataaaatgatttcaaatgCAGAGAAAATTCTTAAGCAGCAGCATTTAATTGTGAACGATACCAAGAacggaaaataaaatattcagcTAAATCTACACTTATATTgtagtaaaaaaaagaaaggaattGTAATCGAAAGcgagtaataaataaaatagcatAGTTATAGTGCGTATCAAGGACACATGCCTAAAGTAAAGTAATCAAAAATAGTTGAATACGAAATGAGAAGAAACTGTACTAAGTTGGTGTCCTGTAAGCTCAAGATGATGAGTATTTGCTATTAATATCCCTGTTCAGTCTCAGCCTGCACCTACTTGCAACGGTTTGTgttactttttaataatatttttgcagtagcatttcaaaataaactcCAACACATGCGCTTGAAAGCAACTCACaggcaaaagtaaataaacaaaatttgcataaaacaaagagagagacacacaaacatacgACATAGCGCAtgaaaagtgcaataaaagacTCTTGAAAATATTCTGGAAAAATAAGACaaacaaatggaaatataaattgaacGCAACTAATcgatagataaataaataagcgaAACGTATCGAATTGAGAATGCATTCAAAACATTCAAGGCACATTCTAACAATGTgcgacatttttattattattatatatacaacaactgtgtgtgtgtgtagggagtgtgtgagtgtgtgtgggtttgttttgttctgtACATACCTGTGGGCTCACTTGGAACTGCTGTATCGGATAGGCAACAACGCCGGCAGCCTGTGGTATGGCTGTGCCTGCCACGCCCGTTGCCAATTGCTGGGCTGGCGAGATCTGAGCTTGGGTAACGCCTTGCCAGGTGGCTGGTATCTGAACGCCCATTCTGGAATAAGCCAGAACATGCGCAGAAGCATTAGGAAAGCGATTCTTTTTTATCtatgctgcaactgcaaatctCCCCCAGAGACTACGACAAATTACCAACGAATGTGCACGTATAACGTATAACGTATACGCCGGGTATACGCCACAGCTCGGGAATGAAAACTTTAGCAATTAGCAAATGAATTCACTCATCCGTCATGCTGTCGCTGCCCATCCCCCTGGTGGCGGTTCAATCATtccatacacatacacaaaacgGGGCGAGCTAAGTACACCTAAGCTGTGAACaggtgtgagtgtgaatgtgtgtgaatagCGAGAGCAAcgcactcaactcaacttaactTCCCCTCCCCTACGTTCTCTTCACATACATCAGACTAATGAAATAATTACGCATAAATCGATGAACAAGATTACTACGTACCCCATATATCCTTGCTGGTAGCCGCCATACTGTCCAAAGTGATAGCCCTGGATGCCCTGCAGGAATTGATTTTGCACGGCCGCAGCGCtggccgccgccgctgctggtGTGACAGCGGCCGCGGTGGCCGACGAAGCCGGATAAGTTGGCGTCGGTGAGTACCAGCAACCGGTGGCAGCCAACTGCTGGCCAtaggcagcggcagcagctgccgcagcaCTCACGCCATATGGAAAaccggcagcggcagcggcggcgctGTTCAATGCCTGGCTGGCCATGGTCTGCGAATTGTTTGGATCGCCGCTCTCCTTGCCCCACGAGCACTTTACGGGCTGTGCATTGATTTCGGTGTTGTGCACACCAACAATGGCATGAGTAGCCGCCTCTTTAGTAGAGAAGCTGTGGCAAGTAAAGAGAGGAAGTTGGAAGTTTAAGTAAGTGAATTGTCATGTATTTACttagaaatatatgtatttttaatttgataaacaaaatagtacgaaaaactttaaatatctTTTTAGTTTAGTCTTTTAAGATTGTAATAAACTAAGATGatttagaaaatattgtatcaaatataatatggaATTAAATATAACCCTAATagctcaattttattttaatgtcaaTGCTAAAATGCAGACAAAAGATCAAACTCAACGAAGGAAAAAATTAACATtcgatatataatataaaaagaaaatcaataaatagtAAACAATGAAGAGTGACTTTTCTTCTATTGCCTTTTggttaaagaaaataaagtaaaaagttcttttgaaattaaaatttgattataaaacataaaaaatgcgtgtagttaagaatattaaataaaagtttgtaaatctttaatgaaatataaataatcacAGCTTTTTTTGGGGTTTAAACTTACCGCACAAATGCATATCCTTTGTCCTTGAAGACGCGTATTTCCTGTATCGCGCCATAGGGAGCAAATGTCTTCTGCAGCACCTCCTCGCTGAGTGCGGTGAGGGCGCTGTTGACGCCGCCCACATAAACGGTGCAATTGGAGGGACTGCTCTGGTTGTAGACCTCATCGAAAGTCAACGGCTTGATGTTCTCTGTGAAgtgaaaggaaaaaaaagtttgaaatgaaatgatatCGCCAACGATTGTCAACAATTTGCAGAAAGGggtaaaaattcatttcacattttgatATCAAGCCACAATTAATGACTGCAGTTTTTCTACCTCTGCTGTGGCGAGCATATACACTCGCGATTTCGCGTCGTCttgttgtttctgttattTCAACCAACTGCAtgattaatatgcaaattaattaaggGTTTTGCCCGCAGCAGGAATaaaacggcaacagcaacgacaacgacaacggcattGCCTACGTTttggtaattaaaataacCGCATACACTTAGTCAATGTGTTCGAGGTTGTGCCCATGTAtacgtgtatgtgtttgtgtgtgtgtgtgtgcgattgcTGTGCGACACCATTTACCGCTTGgctcaattgttgttgctgcatttttaaaattgttgctcttgttattgcattttttattatatttttcgtatatgtttcagtgtttttttttgtgttttttgtgttttttttctgataTAGTTTGCAGGCAACCCACATTGTTGGTCATATTGTGGTTGTTTCTGCtggttgttattattgttgttattgccattGTACATcgttgttggttgctgttgctgttgggtgCACACGTATTTGTATGCAAAAGTTACACTAATTACTTCCTTTGAGGTTAAAGCAAAATTTgcacttttaaaaataatgtcaGCCTTGCGTGTTTATGTCTTTGTTTAGTTTTCAACAATTTACGAAGCATTCAAGCTGCCCTTCAGCAACGAcaaacggcaacgacaacaataacaatcgaTAGCCAAAGCGTTAAACTGTAGCATGATTAGTTGCAGTTTGTTTgccaaacattttcaattggaATTTTTCGGTCAGAATTGCCCTCAGAAATTATTGCACAAAGATGCCAGGCGCAATACTAacgaagaaagaaagaatgtGTAGCGTATTGGATTCTATCGCATAAGCCTAACCAATCCAAATGCTATGTAATGCCACAATTCCAACCCTCCCATTAAAATGCctttgcatactttcaggcgtTCTCTTTCTTACCTCTTGCTTTAGAAGTGTAACGAGCGAGCGAGGCAAAGAAAACACGAAAATATGGCTCAATAGCATGCAACAGGACAATACTTGCACAGAAGCAAAGGCCCAGTCGAGGGTGCACCGTAGAAACTAACAagcttgcaaatatttttgaaagctTTTTGCTACAAATGTATGcgactaacacacacacacacacacgcacacacaaactgtTGTGGggcgttgcatacttttgagcgcAATGTTTCACTAATTTGCACTTTGCTTTCCTTTGCTTTCGTTTGTCGTTTCTCGTTTCTCGCTTcgcgtttcatttcgtttcgtttctttaCGCTTTTAAATAGGTGTAATTAAATTCggaaatatacatacataacatatatacaaacGTATTTCTTTCTCTATGCAGAGCTTTATCCTTGAGCACACGTTTCATTTCATGTCTGCATCAAATTAATGCTGCTCAGCTATATGGTTTCCCCTGGCTCCGGTGTGTATAAGTGTGGATAGCATTATCACGaagcaactaaataattaataaccAAGGTGATTGTCTGTCCATTTGCCACTCTTTTTGCTTCTTCCAAAAAAGCAAGCTGCAATTTTAATGACCTATTACCCGGACATCGTGAAAATAGTTAGCCAATCATCTGCATACATTATTCAAAGACCACAAACTTAATTGAAGCGACGACGAATTGAGCCAAGTAATTGTTAAACTAATCAATAAACATGAGCGGGGCGTTAacgggggcgtggcaaatgtAAGTTTTAAAGCACACTTTGTGTCACCAGCCCCAAAAGGCATTCAACAATCTGCAGCTTGCTTTTGGCCTGACAAATTATTTACTGCCGGGCTAAAATATTGTAGTTGTGTCAGACTGTGTATGTACTTATGTCTGagcatatatatactataatttacCTTTAGCTGGGAACTTTCTTTGGCATTGAGCGCATTGAGGCATTTCAACTTTTACTTAATTGTGCGCAACTCGGCataaaatgttgatttattGCGACAACTACGACTGGCAGCCTGGCTGCCTTGGTTGCCTAGCCTAGACTCTCTAGCTTGCCCACGCATActgttaaataatttgctcAAAGTTTTGCACCCAAGCATTACAGGTACGCCCCACTTGAAGGCAGTCTGTTTTGGAGTGCGGGGTTTCTCCAGTCAAAAGTCAAATAGTTTTGGGCACAGAAATTTGTCAtacaacgtcgtcgtcgtcgtcgtcattgtcGACGTCGGCGTCTGGCATATTGTTTCAGGTTAATTAAGTTATTACCATAATGAGCTTGTAAGTATTTTGGCCTTTATTTATGGCATGCATTGAAACCGACTCAAGCCTGCGAATCGGTtaacaaaaggaaaaactttCTTTGCCCAAAAAACTTTTGTCACGAGCTTCACTTTCGGTCATAAAAAATGCCAAACGCGTTTGTTATAAACCCGAAAGCTCTAAATAGCTAAggacgcaaaaaaaaatacggaaaaacacataaaacaagTATGTGCAATTGGAAGAGAGTGAGTTGAACTAGCAGATACTCTGCAGTCAATCTTCAATTTATGTCagaaatgtttgcaaatttcTAGATACAtcttaatgcatttttaatgagtAATTTAAACTTGTGTCGCAAAACTTTGCTGTGTTTATTTTCGCTATTTTGAGCTGATTAATAATGTATTAGCGCTCCGGCTAAAAACTTAGAATACCCCTTTGAAAGAgaacatcaaaaaaaaaggggagaAAATTGCAAAGCGACGCCAAAATTGTCACAACTGTAAAATGCGCAATTGCGTCGGCTCGTAAATCTTGGCTACAAAAGGaggcagcacacacacacatgcagcgAGTGAGTGGCTCACTAAACGCTACTACTACTGTCGACTGATTGCCAGAGCCGTAAAATGTGCAGCCTgcttaaaacataaaaatgccaGAACAAGCCTGTCCAAAGCAGCCACTGAAGTGGGAGGCTGAAGCGGTAGTTGACGCTGAAGCTGACGCTGAAGCTAGCAAAGTGGCAGCGTAAAACATCAAGTAATGCCCAAATTCCAAATGgcgaaatgtgaaatgcgaaATGAGTTGAGTGCTACAAATCGTAA
Coding sequences:
- the LOC133836011 gene encoding cytotoxic granule associated RNA binding protein TIA1 isoform X5 encodes the protein MLAMPTLMMPATAQMTLSGKPYETKLLAIHQTHLQQPQQQQQQQQQQQAPAPQQQQQQQQHQASVKQQSQQSSQQMSIITTQQQQHPQSQSPHQQQQSQQQAVAAAAAAAAAAAHHQQQQQAAVAAAVCAAQQQAVAVQQQQQQQQYQIHSQQQSPQQVLSVSPKQEQFHIFVGDLSSEIETQQLREAFTPFGEISDCRVVRDPQTLKSKGYGFVSFIKKSEAESAITAMNGQWLGSRSIRTNWATRKPPASKENIKPLTFDEVYNQSSPSNCTVYVGGVNSALTALSEEVLQKTFAPYGAIQEIRVFKDKGYAFVRFSTKEAATHAIVGVHNTEINAQPVKCSWGKESGDPNNSQTMASQALNSAAAAAAGFPYGVSAAAAAAAAYGQQLAATGCWYSPTPTYPASSATAAAVTPAAAAASAAAVQNQFLQGIQGYHFGQYGGYQQGYMGMGVQIPATWQGVTQAQISPAQQLATGVAGTAIPQAAGVVAYPIQQFQVSPQVYPLLLQAQ